A region from the Phycisphaeraceae bacterium genome encodes:
- the groL gene encoding chaperonin GroEL (60 kDa chaperone family; promotes refolding of misfolded polypeptides especially under stressful conditions; forms two stacked rings of heptamers to form a barrel-shaped 14mer; ends can be capped by GroES; misfolded proteins enter the barrel where they are refolded when GroES binds), which produces MAAKELAFEADARKGLLAGVEKLAAAVKSTLGPRGRNAVLDKSWGGPTVTKDGVSVAEEIELGDKAENMGAQLVKEAASKTSDKAGDGTTTSTVLAEALFKEGLRQITAGVDANALVRGMRKAVDAVVDSIHKQSKPIDVSKKDEIASVAAISANNDREIGNIMADAFMKVGKDGVITVEEGKSLETYVDVVEGMQFDRGFLSPNFVTNTDDLLVEFDRCLVLVFEDKISSIQKLVPLLEKVQQAKKPLLIIAEDVEGEALATLVVNKLRGVLNVAAVKAPGYGDRRKAMLEDIAILTGATAIMKDLSIELDKVELDQLGLAKKVTIDSENTTIIEGAGSSKDIQGRIVQIRREIEITTSDYDREKLQERLAKLAGGVAQVNVGAASEAELKEKKARVEDALHATRAAVEEGIVPGGGVSFIRALPSLKNVQTCCSDEAAGVEVVRRALLVPLQTIADNAGERGTVVVRKVQDGKGNFGFDALALEYGDMVAKGIITPSKVDRTALQNAASVATLLLTTDCVVTEAPKDKDDHAGHGHSHGGPPGMGGMGGMGGMGGMGGMPGMM; this is translated from the coding sequence ATGGCGGCGAAAGAACTGGCATTTGAAGCTGACGCACGGAAGGGGCTGCTCGCGGGTGTCGAAAAACTCGCAGCGGCGGTGAAAAGCACTCTTGGCCCTCGCGGCCGGAATGCGGTACTCGACAAGTCTTGGGGTGGTCCGACGGTGACCAAAGACGGCGTGTCGGTCGCCGAGGAAATCGAGCTTGGTGACAAAGCTGAAAACATGGGCGCACAGCTCGTGAAGGAAGCGGCAAGCAAGACTTCCGACAAGGCCGGTGACGGCACCACCACTTCAACCGTTCTCGCCGAAGCCCTCTTCAAGGAAGGGCTTCGTCAGATCACCGCGGGTGTTGATGCGAACGCTCTGGTTCGCGGCATGCGCAAAGCGGTCGATGCGGTAGTGGATAGCATCCACAAGCAGTCGAAGCCTATCGATGTTTCCAAGAAAGATGAGATCGCCTCAGTCGCGGCCATCAGTGCAAACAACGATCGCGAGATCGGCAACATTATGGCCGACGCATTCATGAAGGTCGGCAAGGATGGCGTCATCACGGTCGAAGAAGGCAAGAGCCTTGAGACCTATGTCGATGTCGTCGAGGGCATGCAGTTTGATCGCGGGTTCCTCTCTCCGAATTTTGTCACCAACACAGATGATCTGCTCGTCGAGTTTGATCGCTGTCTGGTTCTCGTGTTTGAAGACAAGATTTCCAGCATTCAGAAACTCGTTCCTCTGCTGGAAAAAGTTCAACAGGCCAAGAAGCCGCTGCTGATCATCGCGGAAGATGTCGAGGGTGAAGCACTGGCGACCCTGGTGGTGAACAAACTCCGTGGCGTACTCAACGTGGCGGCTGTCAAAGCCCCCGGCTACGGCGATCGGCGCAAGGCGATGCTTGAAGACATCGCGATTCTCACCGGCGCGACAGCCATCATGAAAGACCTGAGTATCGAGCTGGACAAAGTCGAACTGGACCAGTTGGGTCTGGCGAAGAAGGTAACGATCGACTCGGAAAACACCACGATTATCGAAGGTGCGGGCAGCTCGAAGGACATCCAGGGCCGCATCGTACAGATTCGCCGTGAAATCGAGATCACGACGAGCGACTACGACCGCGAGAAACTCCAGGAGCGTCTGGCGAAGCTCGCCGGCGGCGTTGCGCAGGTGAATGTCGGCGCAGCCAGTGAGGCTGAGCTTAAAGAGAAAAAAGCACGTGTTGAGGACGCTCTGCACGCGACCCGTGCAGCCGTTGAAGAGGGCATCGTGCCCGGCGGCGGCGTGAGCTTTATCCGTGCGTTACCTTCCCTGAAGAATGTGCAGACCTGCTGCAGCGATGAAGCTGCGGGTGTGGAAGTCGTGCGCCGGGCTTTGCTCGTGCCGCTCCAGACCATCGCAGACAACGCGGGCGAGCGAGGCACAGTGGTTGTGCGAAAAGTTCAGGATGGCAAGGGCAATTTTGGATTCGACGCTCTGGCGTTGGAATACGGCGACATGGTCGCCAAAGGCATTATTACGCCGAGCAAGGTTGATCGCACTGCGCTTCAGAACGCAGCGAGCGTCGCCACGCTTCTGTTGACCACCGATTGCGTCGTTACCGAGGCCCCCAAGGATAAGGACGACCACGCCGGCCACGGTCATAGTCACGGCGGCCCTCCAGGCATGGGCGGTATGGGTGGCATGGGAGGAATGGGCGGCATGGGTGGCATGCCGGGCATGATGTAA
- a CDS encoding co-chaperone GroES, protein MNVRPLDDRLIVKPHEAEEKTKTGIYLPEGAKEKPMMGRVLAAGPGKLDDEGRRTPLSVKPGDTVVYGKYAGTEIELNGDKCMIVRESELLGVVEK, encoded by the coding sequence ATCAACGTCCGTCCTCTTGATGATCGTCTGATCGTTAAGCCGCACGAGGCGGAAGAAAAAACCAAGACCGGCATCTATCTGCCCGAAGGCGCAAAAGAAAAGCCGATGATGGGGCGCGTGCTCGCAGCCGGTCCCGGCAAGCTCGACGATGAGGGTCGTCGGACACCGCTGTCGGTTAAGCCGGGCGATACGGTCGTTTACGGCAAGTATGCGGGCACCGAGATCGAGCTAAATGGGGACAAGTGCATGATCGTCCGCGAGAGTGAATTGCTCGGCGTGGTCGAGAAGTAA
- the groL gene encoding chaperonin GroEL (60 kDa chaperone family; promotes refolding of misfolded polypeptides especially under stressful conditions; forms two stacked rings of heptamers to form a barrel-shaped 14mer; ends can be capped by GroES; misfolded proteins enter the barrel where they are refolded when GroES binds): MAKKQLIFGNEAAVELRKGLEQLAAAVKSTLGPAGRNVVLQKSYGSPAVTKDGVSVAKEIELAEPFQNMGAKMVVEVAKKTSDKAGDGTTTATVLAEAIYLEGIKHVTSGLNPVSLQRGILAAADAASEAIKEMAIKTKGKDDYQKVATISANGDSQIGALIAEAIEKVGKDGVVEIEEGKTADTSLEYVEGMSFDKGYLSPYFMTDPGTQECVLEDALILINEKKISNLPDLLPLLNKVAMAQKPLLIIAEEVENEALAALVVNRLRGVLKVCAVKAPGFGDRRKAMLGDIAVLTGGTFLSEDLGQTLENLELDALGKAAKIVIDKDNTTIIQGAGKKKDIEGRIEQIRGQIEKTTSDYDREKLQERLAKLTGGVAILHVGGATETAMKERKDRVDDALHATKAAAQEGYVPGGGVAFLRAIPAVEAAKSKAKGDEKNGFDIVIAALEAPLRQIVTNSGEDGYLVVENVLEKKGSAGYDAATGQYVDMVKAGIIDPALVARTALLNGASVAGLMLTTNVLVSELKEDKDAVVGAVS; the protein is encoded by the coding sequence ATGGCCAAGAAACAACTCATATTCGGTAACGAGGCGGCAGTCGAGCTTCGCAAGGGGCTTGAGCAACTTGCAGCCGCGGTCAAGAGCACCCTCGGTCCCGCCGGTCGCAACGTCGTGCTCCAGAAGAGCTACGGCAGTCCGGCTGTCACCAAGGACGGCGTCTCGGTCGCCAAAGAGATCGAACTCGCCGAACCGTTTCAGAACATGGGCGCGAAAATGGTTGTCGAGGTCGCCAAGAAGACCTCTGACAAAGCCGGTGACGGCACCACCACTGCGACCGTGCTCGCCGAGGCGATTTATTTGGAAGGAATCAAGCACGTGACGTCGGGATTGAATCCCGTGTCCTTGCAGCGCGGCATTCTCGCCGCCGCCGATGCCGCCAGTGAAGCCATCAAGGAAATGGCGATCAAGACCAAAGGCAAGGATGACTACCAGAAGGTTGCGACCATTTCCGCCAACGGTGACAGCCAGATCGGCGCGCTCATCGCAGAAGCGATTGAAAAGGTCGGCAAGGATGGCGTCGTCGAGATCGAAGAAGGCAAAACGGCTGACACGTCACTCGAATATGTCGAGGGTATGTCGTTCGACAAGGGTTACCTGTCGCCTTATTTCATGACTGATCCAGGCACTCAGGAATGTGTGCTCGAGGATGCGTTGATCCTCATCAACGAAAAGAAAATCAGCAACCTTCCCGACCTGCTCCCGCTGCTCAACAAAGTGGCGATGGCGCAGAAGCCGCTGCTGATTATTGCGGAGGAAGTGGAAAACGAAGCGCTGGCGGCACTGGTCGTCAATCGTCTCCGCGGCGTGTTGAAGGTTTGTGCGGTCAAAGCACCGGGCTTCGGCGACCGCCGCAAGGCCATGCTCGGCGATATCGCCGTACTCACCGGCGGCACTTTCCTGAGCGAAGACCTGGGGCAGACGCTCGAAAATCTTGAGCTTGATGCTCTGGGTAAGGCCGCGAAGATCGTCATCGACAAAGACAACACCACGATCATCCAGGGTGCTGGCAAGAAGAAAGACATCGAGGGCCGTATCGAGCAGATTCGCGGACAGATCGAAAAGACCACCAGTGACTACGACCGTGAAAAACTTCAGGAGCGACTCGCTAAGCTCACCGGCGGCGTGGCGATCCTGCATGTGGGCGGCGCGACTGAGACAGCGATGAAAGAGCGAAAGGATCGCGTGGACGATGCGCTTCACGCGACCAAGGCCGCAGCGCAGGAGGGCTACGTGCCCGGTGGCGGCGTCGCTTTCCTACGTGCGATTCCCGCTGTCGAGGCCGCCAAGAGCAAGGCCAAGGGCGATGAGAAGAATGGCTTCGACATCGTTATCGCTGCACTGGAGGCCCCGCTGCGCCAGATCGTCACCAACTCAGGTGAGGATGGCTATCTGGTCGTCGAAAACGTACTCGAAAAGAAGGGCAGTGCGGGCTACGACGCGGCGACCGGTCAATATGTGGATATGGTCAAGGCTGGCATCATTGACCCAGCCCTGGTTGCCCGTACCGCATTGTT